A part of Mucilaginibacter defluvii genomic DNA contains:
- a CDS encoding phosphoribosyltransferase family protein gives MPEKKLLILNSQQIQQKIDRIAYQVLEDNFDEEEIMIAGILPRGNIIAERIKAILDEKAPFKSRLLNIDIDKQSTTLQAKTDFDIEDCRDKVIIIVDDVLNSGKTLAYGLGVFLNVPLKKIRSVILIDRNHKSFPVTTDFSGIALSTVIKEHVDVRLNETNEADAVYLI, from the coding sequence ATGCCCGAAAAAAAATTGCTGATACTAAACAGCCAGCAAATACAGCAGAAGATAGACAGGATTGCCTACCAGGTATTGGAAGATAATTTTGACGAGGAAGAGATCATGATAGCGGGCATTTTACCCCGCGGCAATATTATAGCGGAACGAATAAAAGCCATACTGGACGAAAAGGCGCCTTTTAAAAGCCGTTTGCTGAACATTGATATTGATAAACAAAGCACAACCCTGCAGGCCAAAACAGATTTTGATATAGAGGACTGCCGCGATAAAGTGATCATTATTGTTGATGATGTGCTTAACAGCGGTAAAACCCTGGCTTACGGGTTAGGTGTATTTTTAAATGTGCCTTTAAAGAAGATACGCAGCGTAATTTTAATTGACCGCAACCATAAAAGTTTTCCGGTAACTACTGATTTTTCAGGAATCGCATTATCTACAGTGATAAAAGAGCATGTAGATGTGCGATTAAATGAAACAAATGAGGCGGATGCGGTGTATTTAATATAA
- a CDS encoding sensor histidine kinase, with the protein MKLRVLVFINAFAVAVTLSIANYYFQQSLHAVLVTFSATFIISYIIFYYLIEKYIYSKIKLIYKQIHNLKLGRDLRDALGEHVSADPISDVQQEVKEWANQKKGEIEVLRAQEKFRREFLSNISHEFKTPLFAIQGYIDAIEDDDFEDKDMAREFLQKAARNVERLSFLIKDLDEISKLETGQIAINYTKFKINDLIKEVLENLEMKAKKHHIKLVFKEKYDESIMVNADKQKITQVLTNLIDNSLKYGKEGGTTGISLFELHDQVLVEITDDGIGIEEKYLPRLFERFFRTDSSRSRQIGGSGLGLAIVKHIVEAHDQTINVRSTEGLGSTFGFTLQKAKQQINIAGIPVLKS; encoded by the coding sequence ATGAAATTACGGGTACTGGTTTTTATAAACGCCTTTGCTGTGGCGGTAACCTTGTCAATTGCCAACTATTACTTTCAGCAAAGCTTGCATGCCGTTTTGGTAACCTTTTCGGCTACTTTTATCATCAGCTATATTATTTTCTATTACCTTATAGAAAAGTATATCTACTCCAAAATTAAGCTGATATACAAACAGATACATAACCTGAAGCTTGGCCGCGACCTGCGCGACGCCCTCGGCGAGCATGTATCTGCCGACCCGATAAGCGATGTTCAGCAGGAAGTGAAGGAATGGGCTAACCAAAAAAAAGGCGAGATAGAGGTGTTGCGTGCGCAGGAAAAATTCAGGCGCGAATTTTTATCGAACATATCGCACGAGTTTAAAACCCCGCTGTTTGCCATTCAGGGTTATATTGATGCCATTGAGGATGATGATTTTGAGGACAAGGATATGGCCCGCGAGTTTCTTCAAAAAGCGGCACGCAACGTGGAGCGTTTAAGTTTCCTGATTAAGGATTTGGACGAAATATCAAAGCTGGAGACCGGGCAGATCGCCATTAATTACACCAAATTCAAGATAAATGATCTGATAAAAGAAGTGCTTGAAAACCTGGAGATGAAAGCCAAAAAGCATCACATTAAACTGGTTTTTAAGGAAAAATATGATGAGTCGATCATGGTGAATGCCGACAAGCAGAAGATAACCCAGGTGCTTACCAACCTTATTGATAACTCGCTGAAGTATGGTAAAGAGGGCGGCACTACCGGTATCAGTTTGTTTGAGCTGCATGACCAGGTTTTGGTTGAAATAACCGACGACGGCATCGGCATCGAAGAGAAATACCTGCCCCGCCTGTTCGAGCGCTTTTTCCGTACCGACAGCAGCCGCTCCAGGCAAATTGGCGGTTCAGGCCTGGGTTTAGCCATTGTAAAGCATATTGTAGAAGCGCATGATCAAACCATTAACGTACGGAGCACCGAGGGTTTAGGCTCAACTTTTGGGTTTACATTACAGAAAGCTAAGCAACAAATCAACATCGCCGGCATACCTGTGTTAAAAAGTTAA
- a CDS encoding DUF6600 domain-containing protein, whose translation MKMFNKIWGLGIMMLILAFASPNKSYAQGYVTDQEFYDGLEPYGTWVYDPDYGNVWVPDVDEGFQPYATRGHWAMTSYGNTWVSDYDWGWAPFHYGRWRFDNYYGWVWIPGYEWAPAWVAWRQGGGYYGWAPLSPGININVSFGNYNIPDNYWVCAPQAYITSPNIYNYYVPYNRRVTIINRTTYINNTYVYNNRRYYSGPRANDVERITGRPVRIYNINNSGRPERTGIRDNSVNIYRPAVRRVENARPARVIDGAAYQRENPNQRIADRSAGISRGNADRLARVARSEKPDNNLVRVNENRTESRAARRNEQIRNRTNDNNNGDAVRSNVNRRDQQLGGRESTDDNNTRVRPQRDGDVRNNDRSQRDVQRQQRDQQADQSRQQQQGQMRQQRDVQRQQRDQQADQSRQQQQGQMRQQRDAQRQQRDQQADQSRQQQQEQMRQQQQEQMRQQQDEQRRQQADQQRQQQQEQMRQQRDQQRQQQDEQRRQQADQQRQQQQEQMRQQRDQQRQQQEEQRRQQADQQRQQQQEQARQQADQQRQQQQEQMRQQRDQQRQQQQEQRQQQRDEQRGSRGGGRPGRN comes from the coding sequence ATGAAGATGTTTAACAAAATATGGGGCTTAGGTATCATGATGCTGATTCTGGCATTTGCCTCACCAAATAAAAGCTATGCTCAGGGTTACGTTACCGACCAGGAGTTTTACGATGGCCTTGAGCCTTATGGTACCTGGGTGTACGACCCTGACTATGGTAACGTTTGGGTGCCCGATGTTGATGAAGGATTTCAGCCTTACGCTACACGCGGCCATTGGGCAATGACCTCATACGGCAACACCTGGGTGTCCGACTATGACTGGGGCTGGGCGCCTTTCCACTACGGTCGCTGGCGTTTTGACAATTACTATGGCTGGGTGTGGATACCAGGTTATGAATGGGCACCTGCATGGGTAGCATGGCGCCAGGGTGGTGGTTATTATGGCTGGGCCCCGCTATCGCCGGGTATAAACATTAACGTGTCATTCGGCAACTATAATATTCCGGATAACTACTGGGTATGCGCGCCTCAGGCTTACATCACCAGCCCTAATATCTATAACTATTACGTGCCTTATAACCGCAGGGTAACTATTATTAACCGCACCACTTATATTAATAATACCTATGTATATAATAACAGAAGGTATTACAGCGGGCCGCGTGCTAATGATGTTGAGCGTATTACAGGCAGGCCGGTGCGTATATATAACATCAACAATAGCGGCCGCCCTGAACGGACAGGTATACGCGATAATAGTGTAAATATTTATCGCCCCGCTGTTCGCAGGGTTGAAAATGCGAGGCCTGCCAGGGTTATAGATGGAGCGGCTTACCAGCGCGAAAACCCGAATCAGCGTATTGCCGACAGATCAGCAGGCATTAGCCGTGGTAACGCCGACCGCCTGGCAAGGGTTGCCCGCAGCGAAAAACCTGACAATAACCTGGTTAGGGTTAACGAGAACAGGACTGAAAGCCGTGCCGCACGCCGTAACGAACAGATACGCAACCGTACGAACGATAACAACAATGGTGATGCTGTAAGAAGTAACGTAAACCGCCGCGACCAGCAATTAGGTGGCCGTGAAAGCACCGATGATAATAACACACGTGTAAGGCCACAACGTGATGGCGATGTACGCAATAACGATCGCAGCCAGCGTGATGTTCAGCGTCAGCAACGCGATCAGCAGGCCGATCAATCACGCCAGCAGCAACAAGGGCAAATGCGCCAACAACGTGATGTGCAACGTCAACAACGTGATCAACAAGCAGATCAATCACGCCAGCAGCAACAAGGGCAAATGCGCCAACAACGTGATGCGCAACGTCAGCAACGCGATCAGCAGGCAGATCAATCACGCCAGCAGCAACAGGAGCAAATGCGCCAGCAACAACAGGAACAAATGCGCCAGCAACAAGATGAACAACGTCGCCAACAGGCCGATCAGCAACGCCAGCAACAACAGGAACAAATGCGCCAGCAGCGTGATCAGCAAAGGCAACAACAAGACGAACAGCGTCGCCAACAGGCCGATCAGCAACGCCAGCAACAACAGGAACAAATGCGCCAGCAACGCGATCAGCAAAGGCAGCAGCAGGAGGAGCAGCGTCGTCAGCAAGCCGATCAGCAACGCCAGCAGCAGCAGGAGCAAGCTCGGCAACAGGCTGACCAACAACGTCAGCAGCAACAAGAGCAAATGCGTCAGCAACGCGATCAGCAAAGACAGCAACAACAAGAACAACGCCAGCAACAGCGCGATGAACAACGCGGCAGCAGGGGCGGCGGTCGCCCGGGCCGTAACTGA
- a CDS encoding DUF47 domain-containing protein, with translation MSLNSIFQYFVPKDKKVFFPLFEQASSNVVAMATVLVEAVNSANSNTREELFKQIDKLENKGDEITHQIYLELGKNFITPFDREDIHSLATAIDDVADYIQGAANRMMLYNVDNINEPIKKLSELILQASIDLEKAVKELRDLKNVRNIADSCIRINSVENQADYVFDRAVGDLFLYEKDAINLIKYKEIYAALETATDMCEDAANVMESILVKNA, from the coding sequence ATGTCATTAAACAGTATCTTCCAGTACTTTGTCCCAAAGGATAAAAAAGTATTTTTCCCTTTATTTGAGCAAGCATCAAGCAACGTGGTTGCTATGGCTACCGTTTTGGTTGAGGCAGTTAATTCGGCTAATTCCAATACCCGCGAAGAGCTGTTCAAGCAGATAGACAAACTTGAGAACAAGGGCGACGAAATTACCCACCAGATTTACCTGGAGCTGGGCAAGAATTTCATTACCCCGTTTGACCGTGAAGATATTCACTCCCTGGCCACCGCTATTGATGACGTTGCCGATTATATACAGGGCGCGGCTAACCGCATGATGTTGTACAACGTTGATAACATCAACGAGCCGATCAAAAAATTATCGGAGCTTATTCTGCAAGCCAGTATAGATTTGGAAAAGGCCGTTAAAGAATTGCGTGACCTGAAGAACGTACGCAACATTGCCGACTCGTGCATCCGCATAAACAGTGTTGAAAACCAGGCCGATTATGTGTTTGACCGTGCCGTGGGCGACTTGTTTTTGTACGAAAAGGACGCGATAAACCTGATTAAGTACAAAGAGATATACGCTGCGCTTGAAACCGCGACAGATATGTGCGAGGATGCGGCCAATGTAATGGAATCCATCTTAGTTAAAAACGCGTAA
- a CDS encoding thioredoxin family protein has protein sequence MIAILRYNILLLLLCCASLACNAQGKRAVDNDATSINFIENSWSEALKQAARQDKYIFVDAYAVWCGPCKMLKRTTFKDKEVADFFNKNFINVAMDMEKGQGPELGSQWALEGYPTLLIFNSKGKRVLHTVGFIEPGELLRFAKQALAAK, from the coding sequence ATGATTGCTATCCTACGATATAACATACTGCTATTGCTGCTGTGCTGTGCAAGCCTGGCATGTAATGCCCAGGGCAAACGCGCCGTTGATAATGATGCAACAAGCATCAACTTTATTGAAAACTCCTGGAGCGAAGCTTTAAAACAAGCGGCCAGGCAGGATAAATATATTTTTGTAGATGCTTACGCCGTTTGGTGCGGACCCTGCAAAATGCTTAAACGTACTACGTTTAAGGACAAAGAAGTAGCCGACTTTTTTAATAAGAACTTCATTAATGTTGCGATGGATATGGAAAAAGGGCAGGGGCCCGAGTTAGGTTCGCAATGGGCGCTTGAGGGTTATCCTACATTGCTTATCTTCAATTCAAAAGGCAAACGCGTTTTGCATACCGTTGGATTTATTGAGCCGGGTGAGTTATTACGTTTCGCCAAACAGGCTTTGGCAGCCAAGTAA
- a CDS encoding LysE family translocator, with translation MIFLTFFIGLIANFIGYIPPGNINLTLVQITINRGMRHALQFITAFSVVEFFFTFVIMHGAKWLSEQAHLDTMIDWVMVVLFGTLGIYTWMGRNNPPKTKYSNHASIRYGIMLGFLNPMQIPFWMVTGTYVITHEWILDGNFALVIFSIGSALGSFLCLYLYAKFAQYIQSKFALSTRVINSSIAWLFFAFAAYHICKQLYIIFVK, from the coding sequence ATGATATTCCTGACCTTTTTTATCGGGCTGATAGCCAATTTTATCGGTTACATTCCGCCCGGTAACATTAACCTTACCTTAGTACAAATCACCATTAACCGCGGTATGCGGCATGCGCTGCAGTTTATCACAGCATTTTCGGTGGTGGAGTTCTTTTTTACCTTCGTGATCATGCACGGCGCTAAGTGGCTTTCGGAGCAGGCACACCTGGATACTATGATTGATTGGGTGATGGTTGTGCTTTTTGGCACCCTTGGTATTTATACGTGGATGGGGCGCAACAATCCGCCTAAGACAAAATACTCCAACCACGCCAGTATCAGGTACGGTATTATGCTTGGTTTTTTAAACCCCATGCAAATTCCTTTCTGGATGGTTACCGGCACCTACGTTATCACCCATGAGTGGATATTGGATGGGAACTTCGCGCTGGTTATCTTCAGTATCGGCTCGGCTTTGGGTTCGTTTTTGTGCTTGTACCTGTATGCAAAGTTCGCGCAATACATTCAAAGTAAGTTTGCGTTAAGCACACGGGTAATTAACAGCAGTATTGCCTGGCTGTTCTTCGCTTTTGCGGCTTACCACATTTGCAAGCAATTGTATATCATCTTTGTTAAATAA
- the rlmD gene encoding 23S rRNA (uracil(1939)-C(5))-methyltransferase RlmD, whose protein sequence is MSRGAKKSKFFENVAIIDIAEEGKGVGKADDFVLFVDKAIPGDVADVTVFKSKKNFGEGRITALKKASEHRVQAFCEHFGTCGGCKWQHMTYDAQLTFKQKSVADAISRLAKLDASGIMPIVASPADKYYRNKLEFTFSNKRWLYDGENRDDQQLDMNALGFHIPGRFDKILDVEHCYLQAEPSNALRNSIRDFVKQHGYSFYDLKQHTGALRNLIVRTSSTGEVMVVVVFAYATDDEVQKLMGFIDVEFPQITSLLYIINHKKNDTIFDQEVVAFKGPEYIYEEMPSPNGVIKFRIGPKSFYQTNSIQALKLYEITRDFAGFKGDELVYDLYTGAGTIANFVAGHVREVVGVEYVPSAIEDAKINSQINNISNTKFYAGDMKDVLSAEFVAEHGKPEVVITDPPRAGMHPDVVVRLMEIEAPKIVYVSCNAATQARDLVVLKEKYDLAKIQPVDMFPHTQHVENVVLLRLRD, encoded by the coding sequence ATGAGCAGAGGTGCAAAAAAAAGTAAGTTCTTTGAGAACGTAGCTATAATTGATATTGCCGAAGAAGGCAAAGGTGTAGGCAAGGCCGATGATTTTGTGTTGTTTGTGGATAAAGCTATCCCCGGCGATGTGGCCGACGTAACCGTTTTTAAAAGCAAAAAGAATTTTGGCGAGGGTCGTATCACAGCGCTAAAAAAAGCATCCGAACACCGTGTTCAGGCTTTTTGCGAGCACTTTGGCACCTGTGGTGGCTGTAAATGGCAGCACATGACGTATGATGCCCAGCTCACCTTCAAACAAAAATCAGTAGCTGATGCCATTAGTCGTTTAGCTAAGTTGGATGCAAGCGGCATTATGCCTATTGTGGCTTCACCCGCTGATAAATATTACCGCAATAAACTGGAATTCACTTTTTCTAATAAGCGCTGGTTGTACGACGGCGAAAACCGCGACGACCAGCAACTGGATATGAACGCCCTGGGTTTCCACATCCCCGGCCGTTTTGATAAGATACTGGATGTAGAACATTGCTACCTCCAGGCCGAACCATCAAACGCCTTGCGCAATAGCATCCGCGATTTTGTAAAGCAGCATGGTTATAGCTTTTACGATCTGAAACAACACACCGGCGCGTTGCGCAACCTGATCGTGCGCACCTCATCAACCGGCGAGGTGATGGTGGTGGTAGTTTTTGCCTATGCTACTGATGACGAAGTGCAAAAACTGATGGGTTTTATTGATGTAGAATTCCCGCAGATCACCTCGTTGCTGTACATCATCAACCATAAAAAGAACGATACTATTTTTGACCAGGAGGTAGTTGCCTTTAAAGGGCCTGAATATATTTACGAGGAGATGCCATCGCCAAACGGGGTAATAAAGTTCCGCATCGGACCAAAATCATTCTACCAAACCAACTCTATACAGGCATTAAAATTATACGAGATAACCCGCGATTTTGCTGGATTTAAAGGCGACGAACTGGTGTATGACTTGTATACCGGCGCAGGCACCATCGCTAACTTTGTGGCGGGCCATGTGCGCGAGGTGGTTGGTGTTGAGTATGTGCCCTCGGCCATTGAGGATGCTAAGATCAATTCGCAGATAAACAACATCAGCAACACCAAGTTTTATGCAGGTGACATGAAGGATGTGCTATCGGCCGAATTTGTGGCTGAACATGGCAAACCGGAAGTAGTTATAACCGACCCACCACGCGCGGGCATGCACCCGGATGTAGTGGTCCGACTGATGGAAATTGAAGCGCCCAAAATTGTTTATGTAAGCTGCAACGCCGCCACTCAAGCCCGTGACCTGGTGGTGCTTAAGGAAAAGTATGACCTAGCGAAAATTCAACCGGTGGATATGTTTCCGCACACCCAGCACGTAGAGAATGTGGTGTTGTTAAGGTTGAGAGATTAG
- a CDS encoding winged helix-turn-helix domain-containing protein produces the protein MTGNNPFEKLDKAFENRVRLQIMSVLMANERYDFNSLKELLGITDGNLASHLKALEKDEYILVNKTFVGRKPNTNYEATKKGKQAFEQHLNALEQLIRLQKGM, from the coding sequence ATGACGGGTAATAATCCTTTCGAGAAACTTGACAAGGCTTTTGAGAACCGCGTAAGGCTGCAGATAATGAGTGTGTTGATGGCTAACGAACGTTATGACTTCAACTCGCTTAAAGAGCTGTTGGGCATTACGGACGGTAATCTGGCATCGCACCTTAAAGCTTTGGAGAAGGACGAATATATATTAGTGAACAAAACCTTCGTAGGCCGAAAGCCAAACACAAATTATGAAGCTACCAAAAAAGGAAAACAAGCATTTGAGCAACATTTAAACGCGCTTGAACAGTTGATCAGGTTGCAAAAAGGGATGTAA
- the creD gene encoding cell envelope integrity protein CreD, protein MNSENQSFMPVWQKLSSTIKAVILGVLTLVLLIPSIFVQNLIEERQNRNQQVLDEISNQWSGSQLINGPVLVIPYRSYEKYVDTFKQVNVRETIGKLYILPEHLNYKADTKSQKLHKGIFYAAVYNADVNVNGDFGKIDLTGMQISPAQLLPERAYLLFGLSDTKGLKSLPEININAQKITARPAFNDTLFENTMQAAFNATELLEKSGKFNYNLQIKGSNELQFLPLGKATTARISGNWNSPSFDGSVAADSRNVDTSGFTASWHTLNLGQTFPQQWINVDNVFANKQKVSESSFGVKMIIPVDDYQKTMRSSKYAILIILLTFVALFLTEIITRTVIHTFNYLLVGAAMVVFYILLLSFAEQVGFNISYAIAAVATVGLISWFIASLLKNRKVAGLLTFILSVFYVFVFVIIQLEDLALLVGSVTLFAIIAILMYFSRKINWDNQ, encoded by the coding sequence ATGAACTCAGAAAATCAATCATTTATGCCGGTATGGCAAAAATTATCCAGCACTATCAAGGCAGTTATTTTGGGTGTACTTACGCTGGTGCTGCTTATCCCGTCAATCTTTGTACAAAACCTTATTGAAGAACGACAGAACCGCAACCAGCAGGTTTTGGATGAAATATCAAACCAATGGTCGGGCAGCCAACTCATTAACGGGCCGGTATTGGTTATTCCTTACCGTTCGTACGAAAAATATGTAGATACCTTTAAACAGGTGAACGTACGCGAAACCATTGGTAAGCTGTATATACTGCCTGAACACCTGAACTATAAGGCAGATACAAAATCACAAAAACTACACAAAGGCATATTTTATGCTGCCGTATATAATGCTGACGTAAATGTAAACGGCGATTTTGGAAAAATTGACCTTACCGGCATGCAGATATCGCCGGCGCAACTATTGCCCGAGCGAGCTTACTTACTGTTTGGGCTTAGTGACACTAAGGGCTTAAAAAGCCTCCCCGAGATTAATATCAATGCTCAAAAAATAACCGCCCGCCCCGCTTTTAACGATACCCTTTTTGAAAACACGATGCAGGCCGCTTTCAATGCAACCGAATTATTAGAAAAGAGCGGAAAGTTCAATTACAACCTGCAGATAAAAGGCAGTAACGAACTTCAATTTCTACCGTTAGGAAAAGCGACTACAGCCCGTATATCGGGTAACTGGAATTCGCCGTCTTTTGATGGTTCGGTTGCTGCGGATAGTCGCAATGTTGATACCAGTGGTTTTACGGCTAGCTGGCATACCCTAAATCTGGGCCAAACCTTTCCGCAGCAATGGATAAACGTTGATAATGTATTTGCCAACAAACAAAAAGTTAGCGAGTCATCATTCGGTGTAAAAATGATCATCCCAGTTGATGATTATCAAAAAACCATGCGTAGCAGTAAATATGCCATCCTGATTATACTGTTAACCTTTGTGGCGCTATTTCTTACCGAAATTATTACACGTACAGTCATCCACACCTTTAATTACTTGTTGGTTGGGGCGGCCATGGTAGTGTTCTATATACTGCTGCTATCATTTGCAGAGCAGGTAGGCTTCAATATTTCATATGCGATAGCGGCAGTAGCTACAGTAGGGTTGATATCCTGGTTTATAGCATCATTATTAAAAAACAGGAAAGTAGCGGGTTTACTAACCTTTATACTCAGCGTGTTTTATGTATTTGTTTTCGTCATCATCCAACTGGAAGACCTTGCCTTACTGGTTGGCAGTGTAACCTTATTTGCCATCATCGCTATACTCATGTATTTCTCGCGCAAAATAAACTGGGATAACCAGTAA
- a CDS encoding ferritin-like domain-containing protein, translated as MHTSNYWVAHFRANATQHRINWEQLPLISLKEIDHILPSLQAWQLGETSEGKQLIAAATRYADKTNDPAYLEAIKLFIKEEQKHGNNLGKYLDVLDLPRIKHNWGDSLFRFARHLNTSMEMWTLAVITVESTAQIFYQALKNATNCPLLKEICTDILIDEAYHITFQTERLDMIFANKSTFSKAWRPIAYKVFYYATIITVWMAHRKLFRAGGVGFVAYFRKLRYKYAKTIKSITHTSGFVQFA; from the coding sequence ATGCACACAAGCAATTATTGGGTAGCGCATTTCAGGGCAAACGCCACGCAGCACCGTATTAATTGGGAGCAGCTCCCTTTGATAAGTCTTAAAGAAATTGATCATATACTGCCTTCGCTACAGGCCTGGCAGCTTGGCGAAACGTCTGAAGGCAAACAACTCATAGCCGCCGCAACACGTTATGCCGATAAAACAAATGATCCGGCGTACCTGGAGGCTATCAAACTATTTATTAAAGAAGAACAAAAGCATGGCAATAACCTGGGCAAGTATCTTGATGTGCTCGATCTGCCGCGCATCAAACATAACTGGGGCGACTCGCTTTTTCGCTTCGCGAGGCACCTAAATACCAGCATGGAGATGTGGACGTTGGCGGTTATTACGGTTGAAAGCACCGCGCAAATATTTTATCAGGCATTAAAAAATGCCACCAACTGCCCGCTGTTAAAGGAAATCTGTACCGATATTTTGATTGATGAGGCTTATCATATCACTTTTCAAACCGAGCGGTTGGATATGATATTCGCTAATAAATCAACTTTTTCAAAGGCATGGCGTCCTATAGCATACAAAGTATTTTACTACGCCACTATCATTACGGTTTGGATGGCGCACCGAAAGTTATTCAGGGCAGGCGGCGTAGGCTTTGTAGCTTACTTTAGAAAACTCCGGTATAAATATGCAAAAACCATCAAGAGTATAACCCATACATCAGGCTTTGTACAATTCGCTTAA
- a CDS encoding isopenicillin N synthase family dioxygenase, protein MSIVNIPRLDLINYTNGSAEQRQQFSQDIGRAFNETGFVTVTNHGLSKQLIERLYEQVKALFAMPDNVKEKYEIPGLAGQRGYTGKQKETAKGFTKPDLKEFWQIGQTVEDNDPVKDIYPDNVQVEELPEFNAVTLEIYKKLEAIGKQLLRAIAVYLNLPENYFDDKVHNGNSILRTLHYFPIADPDAIPDDAVRAGAHEDINLITLLIGASADGLEVLTREGSWYPVKAHGEDLVVNVGDMLQRLTNNKLKSTTHRVVNPPRELMKTSRFSVPFFLHPKSDMDLTSLESCIDAEHPKLYTDITAGEYLDERLREIGLKK, encoded by the coding sequence ATGAGCATTGTAAATATACCCAGGCTTGACCTGATCAATTATACAAACGGCTCGGCCGAGCAACGCCAGCAATTTTCGCAGGATATTGGCCGCGCCTTTAACGAAACCGGCTTTGTTACCGTAACCAATCACGGCTTGAGCAAACAACTTATTGAGCGCCTGTATGAGCAGGTTAAAGCGCTGTTTGCCATGCCCGACAACGTGAAAGAAAAGTACGAAATACCAGGCCTGGCAGGCCAGCGCGGCTATACCGGCAAGCAGAAAGAAACCGCCAAAGGGTTTACCAAGCCCGACCTGAAGGAATTTTGGCAGATAGGCCAAACCGTTGAAGATAACGACCCGGTGAAAGATATTTATCCTGACAATGTACAGGTGGAGGAATTACCGGAGTTTAACGCCGTAACCCTGGAGATATATAAAAAGCTGGAAGCTATTGGCAAGCAACTGCTGCGTGCTATAGCGGTATATCTAAACCTGCCGGAGAATTATTTTGACGATAAAGTACATAACGGTAACAGCATATTGCGTACGCTGCACTACTTCCCTATTGCTGACCCGGACGCTATACCTGATGATGCGGTACGTGCCGGCGCGCATGAAGATATTAACCTCATTACCCTGCTGATTGGCGCCAGTGCCGACGGATTGGAAGTGCTCACCCGCGAGGGCAGCTGGTACCCGGTAAAGGCACACGGTGAAGACCTGGTAGTAAATGTGGGCGACATGCTGCAAAGGCTAACGAACAACAAACTCAAATCAACCACGCACCGGGTGGTTAACCCGCCGCGTGAATTGATGAAAACGTCACGTTTTTCCGTGCCCTTCTTTCTGCACCCAAAATCAGATATGGACCTGACCAGCCTTGAATCATGCATCGATGCGGAGCACCCTAAGCTGTATACGGATATTACCGCGGGCGAGTACCTGGATGAGCGGTTAAGAGAGATAGGGTTGAAGAAATAA
- a CDS encoding YceI family protein, giving the protein MKTAYTNLLKSIVILFIAFTGYNTQAQTAITRSSLTYEVKNLGINTTGKFTGVKANISFNPAQLGGSSIEAIVDVNTVNSDNETRDEHLKGTKFFDVANYPTINIKSTSIQKKGSGYLGKFNLTIKGTTKPVEIPFTYTTNGDKAQYKGSFKINRKDFNVGGSSMTLSDEVTINIDIETAK; this is encoded by the coding sequence TTGAAAACCGCATACACCAACCTGCTTAAAAGTATCGTCATATTATTTATAGCTTTTACCGGCTATAACACGCAAGCGCAAACGGCGATAACTCGCTCGTCACTTACTTACGAGGTAAAAAACCTGGGGATAAACACAACCGGTAAATTCACCGGTGTAAAAGCTAACATCAGTTTCAACCCTGCGCAATTGGGCGGCAGCAGCATTGAAGCCATAGTTGATGTGAATACCGTGAACTCGGATAACGAAACGCGCGACGAGCACCTGAAAGGCACCAAGTTTTTTGATGTCGCTAATTATCCAACTATCAACATTAAATCAACTTCGATACAAAAAAAGGGCAGCGGCTACCTGGGTAAGTTTAACCTTACCATAAAAGGAACCACCAAGCCGGTTGAAATACCATTTACTTATACCACTAACGGCGACAAGGCGCAATACAAAGGCAGCTTTAAAATAAACCGTAAAGATTTTAACGTCGGCGGCAGCAGCATGACTCTGAGCGACGAGGTAACCATCAACATTGATATAGAAACCGCTAAATAA